In Mucinivorans hirudinis, the DNA window AAGGGAATCATCATCGGACACCAAGGTGCGATGCTCAAAAAAATAGGCACTCAGGCACGCCACGACCTAGAGGCGTTTTTAGGCAAAAAGGTCTTCTTGGAGATTTTTGTAAAGATTGCGGAAAATTGGCGCGACGACGAAAAACAGCTGCGTGGATTCGGATATGTCGAGTAGGGGTGTCGAAGGTGCTTCTGAAAATCCTCATATAAGTCTATCTGTACTGCGGTTTTTTTGCAGCTCAAGCCTTGAACTTGCATAAAATATCTGCCAAAATTCAATGCCGAGTTAATATTAACTCGATATTATTTTATAAATTTGCGGTTTGATTCTCTGCTGCCCGCAAGCGTGCGCGAGGAGGGCATCGAAAGTATATAGATAGCCACAAATAATTATTAAAAACAATAAAACAGATGAGAAGAACAATCGTAGCGGGTAACTGGAAGATGAATACCACTCCCGCGCAAGGTGTCGAGCTGCTCGAGGGTGTGGCAGCAATCAAGGGCGAGGCTAAGGCGAGCGTAGAGTTAATCGTCGGTGTTCCCTTCACCCACATTTGCGCTGTGGGCAAGGCGGCACAAGGTACGGGCATTGCCATTGCAGCACAGAACTGTGCAGACCACGCCAAGGGTGCTTACACGGGCGAGGTGTCGGCAGAGATGCTGGCATCAATGGGTGTGGAGTATGTCATTTTGGGGCACTCCGAACGCCGCGAATACTATGGAGAGACAAGCGAGACGCTCAACAAAAAGATAGAGTTGGTCTACCAAAACGGTATGTCGCCCATCTACTGCATTGGCGAAAAGCAGCAGGAGCGCGAGGCAAATCGTCAGAATGAGGTTTGTCGTGCTCAGATTCAGGAGGTTGTCTTTAATCTTACTCCCGAGCAGTTCGAGAAATTGATTATCGCCTACGAACCGGTGTGGGCAATCGGTACGGGTCTGACCGCTACGGACGACCAAGCGCAAGAGATTCACCACTATATCCGTCAGGTTCTCGCTGAAAAATTTGGCGAGCAGGCAGCATCAAAGTGCCCAATCCTCTATGGCGGCAGCTGCAAACCCTCAAACGCGAAAGGGCTATTTGAGAAGGCAGATGTCGATGGCGGACTAATCGGCGGTGCATCGCTCAACGCCCAAGATTTCGTGGGGATAGCCAAGGCGTTCTAATTGCGATACTACCTCGCAAAAAAAGTGAGAGATGGGTTCATTGAAGAAAATGAACCCATCTCTCACATTATTTCACTTCCCAAAATTGCCTTATCGTAGTCTATTGGCAATGAGGTGCATAAACTCCTCGCGCGTCTTTTGTTCCTTGAGGAAGACGCCGGTAAAAGCCGATGTGGTTGTTGCTGAGTTCTGCTTCTGCACGCCACGAATCTGCATACACATATGGGCGGCTTCGACAACGACTGCCACGCCTAACGGATTGAGAGCCTGTTGAATGGAGTCGCGAATCTGCACCGTCATCCGTTCCTGCACCTGCAAACGGCGGGCAAAACACTCCACCACGCGCGCAATCTTGGACAAGCCCGTGATGTAACCGTTTGGTATATACGCCACGTGCGCCCTGCCATAGAATGGCAGCAGGTGGTGTTCGCAGAGCGA includes these proteins:
- a CDS encoding Triosephosphate isomerase produces the protein MRRTIVAGNWKMNTTPAQGVELLEGVAAIKGEAKASVELIVGVPFTHICAVGKAAQGTGIAIAAQNCADHAKGAYTGEVSAEMLASMGVEYVILGHSERREYYGETSETLNKKIELVYQNGMSPIYCIGEKQQEREANRQNEVCRAQIQEVVFNLTPEQFEKLIIAYEPVWAIGTGLTATDDQAQEIHHYIRQVLAEKFGEQAASKCPILYGGSCKPSNAKGLFEKADVDGGLIGGASLNAQDFVGIAKAF
- a CDS encoding GTP cyclohydrolase I type 1 gives rise to the protein MDKQEQIAAHYKAILELLGEDSEREGLLKTPERVARAMEFMTKGYAEEPIEILNSARFREEYKQMVLVKDIEIYSLCEHHLLPFYGRAHVAYIPNGYITGLSKIARVVECFARRLQVQERMTVQIRDSIQQALNPLGVAVVVEAAHMCMQIRGVQKQNSATTTSAFTGVFLKEQKTREEFMHLIANRLR